From the genome of Spinacia oleracea cultivar Varoflay chromosome 2, BTI_SOV_V1, whole genome shotgun sequence, one region includes:
- the LOC110796159 gene encoding probable beta-D-xylosidase 7 yields MNLHLQKPAPSAAFFTTALLLILATIVAAAAATAPPFACDSSNPNTKKHAFCRANLPIRKRAKNLVAQLTLDEKASQLVNGAPAILRLGIPAYEWWSEALHGVANVGRGIFLNGTIRRATSFPQVILTAASFDPQLWYRIGQVIGKEARGVYNEGQAKGMTFWAPNINIFRDPRWGRGQETPGEDPLMTGKYAMYFVRGLQGDSFQGGRPLGRIQASACCKHFTAYDLERWNGVTRYVFDAHVTAQDLADTYQPPFESCIHQGRASGIMCAYNRVNGVPNCADYNLLTKIARGKWAFDGYITSDCDAVSIIHDAQGYAKTPEDAVADVLKAGMDLDCGTYLQNYTKSAVQQKKVAEAQVNRALENLFAVRIRLGLFDGNPKKLLFGSIGAAQVCTRESRALALMAAQSGIVLLKNNNKLLPLPKGKPLSLAVIGPNANRFEALLGNYHGPPCTSITPFQALQSYVKNTRFYEGCNNVGCSAASIQEAVAIAKGADYVVLIMGLDQSQEREDLDRTNLVLPGKQYNLITQVARAAKKPVVLVILSGGPVDITFAKVDAHIGSIIWAGYPGEAGGVALAQVIFGDHNPGGKLPVTWYPKEFVKVPMTDMRMRAEPSRGYPGRTYRFYKGRKVFEFGHGLSYTTYSYKFISVPQTSLNLNSVGNLKVAKTVDSTRYAVVSDMESESCKTMKFAATVGVSNEGDMEGKHPVLLYTRQENATDGSPVKTLVGFESVNLKAGEKTEVLFKLNPCEHLSRADENGLMVVEEGTHLLVVGDQEFPISVHVA; encoded by the exons ATGAATCTCCACTTACAAAAACCCGCCCCTTCAGCGGCCTTCTTTACGACGGCGCTACTACTAATTTTAGCCACCATCGTGGCGGCAGCAGCAGCCACTGCTCCGCCGTTCGCCTGTGATTCGTCGAATCCTAACACGAAAAAACACGCATTTTGTAGAGCGAATTTGCCTATTAGGAAACGAGCTAAGAATTTAGTTGCTCAACTGACTTTAGACGAGAAAGCCTCTCAGCTAGTGAATGGTGCCCCTGCTATCCTCCGCCTCGGGATTCCGGCGTACGAGTGGTGGTCGGAGGCGTTGCACGGGGTGGCGAATGTCGGTCGTGGTATTTTTCTCAATGGCACCATCCGCCGTGCTACTAGCTTCCCACAAGTTATTCTTACTGCTGCTTCTTTTGATCCCCAACTCTGGTACCGCATTGGTCAG GTAATAGGAAAAGAAGCAAGAGGGGTATACAATGAAGGACAAGCAAAAGGAATGACATTTTGGGCACCAAATATTAACATTTTCAGAGATCCAAGATGGGGTAGAGGCCAAGAGACCCCAGGAGAAGACCCTTTGATGACTGGTAAATATGCAATGTACTTTGTTAGAGGCTTACAAGGCGACTCCTTTCAAGGTGGCCGACCGCTCGGTCGCATTCAAGCGTCGGCGTGTTGCAAACACTTCACTGCCTATGATTTGGAGCGCTGGAATGGTGTCACTCGCTACGTCTTTGATGCTCAT GTGACTGCACAAGATCTAGCAGATACATACCAGCCTCCATTTGAGAGCTGCATACACCAAGGAAGAGCCAGTGGAATAATGTGTGCCTATAACCGCGTTAATGGAGTTCCTAATTGTGCTGATTACAATCTCTTAACTAAAATAGCTAGAGGAAAATGGGCTTTTGACGG GTATATTACTTCAGACTGTGATGCAGTATCAATCATACATGATGCTCAAGGGTATGCTAAAACACCTGAAGATGCAGTAGCTGATGTCCTAAAAGCTG GAATGGATTTAGATTGCGGAACCTACCTGCAGAACTACACAAAATCAGCAGTACAACAGAAGAAAGTGGCAGAAGCACAGGTAAACAGGGCACTTGAAAACTTGTTTGCAGTGAGAATAAGGTTGGGTTTGTTTGATGGCAACCCCAAAAAGCTGCTGTTTGGGAGTATCGGCGCTGCTCAGGTGTGCACCCGGGAGAGTCGGGCATTAGCTCTGATGGCTGCTCAATCTGGAATTGTTTTGTTGAAGAACAATAACAAGCTGCTCCCATTACCCAAGGGAAAACCCTTGTCCCTTGCTGTTATAGGTCCTAATGCCAACAGATTCGAGGCACTTCTAGGCAATTACCACGGTCCGCCTTGCACTTCTATTACCCCGTTTCAAGCATTACAGAGTTATGTCAAAAACACAAG ATTTTACGAAGGATGTAACAACGTGGGTTGTTCTGCTGCTTCCATCCAAGAAGCCGTGGCAATTGCAAAGGGAGCAGACTATGTTGTGCTGATAATGGGATTGGATCAATCACAAGAAAGAGAAGACCTTGATCGCACGAACTTGGTGCTTCCCGGTAAACAATATAATCTCATCACTCAGGTGGCTAGAGCTGCAAAGAAGCCGGTGGTATTGGTGATCCTCTCTGGCGGTCCAGTTGATATAACCTTCGCCAAAGTAGATGCGCACATCGGCAGCATCATCTGGGCTGGTTACCCTGGTGAAGCAGGTGGTGTTGCACTCGCACAAGTCATTTTTGGAGATCACAACCCAG GTGGGAAATTACCAGTGACATGGTATCCAAAAGAATTTGTCAAAGTGCCAATGACAGACATGAGGATGAGAGCAGAACCTTCCAGGGGATACCCGGGGCGCACTTACAGGTTCTACAAAGGCAGGAAAGTCTTTGAATTCGGACACGGTCTAAGTTACACAACCTACTCGTACAAGTTCATTTCAGTTCCACAGACAAGTCTGAATCTGAATTCAGTAGGAAATCTCAAGGTGGCTAAAACTGTTGATTCTACAAGGTATGCTGTAGTTTCAGATATGGAGTCAGAATCCTGTAAGACGATGAAGTTTGCAGCTACTGTTGGAGTGAGCAATGAAGGGGACATGGAAGGAAAGCACCCGGTGTTGTTGTACACGAGGCAAGAAAACGCCACCGACGGAAGTCCGGTAAAGACGTTAGTCGGGTTCGAGAGTGTTAACTTGAAAGCAGGGGAAAAAACAGAAGTCCTTTTTAAATTAAACCCTTGTGAACACCTGAGCAGAGCTGATGAAAACGGGCTTATGGTGGTAGAGGAAGGCACTCACCTTTTAGTTGTGGGCGATCAAGAGTTCCCGATTTCCGTTCATGTTGCTTGA